In Balaenoptera musculus isolate JJ_BM4_2016_0621 chromosome 19, mBalMus1.pri.v3, whole genome shotgun sequence, one genomic interval encodes:
- the LOC118885390 gene encoding sialic acid-binding Ig-like lectin 14, with product MRLRRPRTLAALSPKALKALQNRASALLISESPALRLLCVADSNPPARLGWFRASPGLNATCISSTKILELPGLGAAEGEFTCRAQNPLGSQQVSVSLAVQNELQDRCQESPSCRSRVTEAQRGSWPLVSTLIRGALMGAGFLLAYGLTWFYYTRCGGHEGGRAEPPSFSRRDSREDAEPRRQPWGHHCQLLPGNARLKPSFATTSF from the exons atGAGGCTTCGGCGTCCGCGCACTCTCGCTGCACTTTCCCCCAAAGCCCTCAAGGCTCTGCAGAACAGGGCCTCGGCTCTTCTCATCTCGGAGAGCCCGGCGCTGCGGCTGCTGTGTGTGGCTGACAGCAACCCCCCCGCACGGCTGGGCTGGTTCCGGGCGTCCCCAGGCCTGAACGCCACCTGCATCTCCAGCACCAAGATCCTGGAGCTGCCAGGCTTAGGCGCTGCAGAAGGAGAATTCACCTGCCGAGCTCAGAACCCTCTGGGCTCCCAGCAAGTTTCCGTCAGCCTTGCTGTGCAGAATGAGTTGCAGGACAGGTGCCAGG aaAGCCCGTCTTGCCGCAGCCGCGTGACTGAGGCTCAGCGGGGCTCCTGGCCCCTGGTCTCCACCCTGATCAGAGGGGCCCTCATGGGGGCTGGCTTCCTCCTCGCCTATGGCCTCACCTGGTTCTACTACACCAG GTGTGGAGGCCACGAGGGGGGCAGGGCTGAGCCTCCCTCCTTCTCAAGACGGGATTCACGTGAGGATGCGGAGCCCAGAAGACAGCCGTGGGGCCATCACTGTCAGCTTCTCCCCGGAAACGCTCGACTCAAACCCTCATTTGCAACCACGAGCTTTTAA
- the SIGLEC5 gene encoding sialic acid-binding Ig-like lectin 5 produces MVALLLLPLLLLPLLWGGSLQDDQGYELRVQESVTVQACLGVHVPFSFSYPRRSWPFSGEPVIYWFREGDNIHRSDPVATNNPGGQVKPETQGRFHLLRDPRKKNWSLNIRDARMSDTGVYFFRVEADDVKYSYRDKKLNLQVTAPTEKPDIRFLEALESGRPTNLTCRLSLVCDGGRAFSFSWAGDALDAVDPETLHSSVLTFTPRRQDHGTNLTCRVELQGDQVTMERTIRLNVSYAPWNLSVNLCFRNVTALKALQNRASALLISESPALRLLCVADSNPPARLGWFRASPALNATRISSTKILELPGLGAAEGEFTCRAQNPLGSQNTSVSLSVVYPPQLLGPSCSLEDEGLHCSCSCRAQPVPSLRWRLGEGLLEGNFSNASFKVTSSSAGPWANSSLSLSEGLSSGLRLSCEAQNVHGAQSATVLLLPGKPASLTGVLGGALAGAGAMVLLSLCLCLIFFCIVKARRKQAARRPEGVDGEDPVMGTVAWGSRQKPWPDGPPDRTSSPAEDALPSGEQQELHYASLSFHGMKSWEPLDQEATSTTEYSEIKTS; encoded by the exons ATGGTGGCCCTGCTCCTGCTGCCCCTGCTGTTGCTGCCCCTGCTGTGGGGGG GGTCCCTGCAGGACGACCAAGGGTACGAGCTCCGAGTGCAGGAATCAGTGACGGTGCAGGCGTGCCTGGGCGTCCACgtgcccttctccttctcctacCCTCGGAGGTCGTGGCCCTTCTCTGGTGAACCTGTCATCTATTGGTTCCGGGAAGGGGACAACATACACCGCAGTGATCCTGTGGCCACAAACAACCCAGGGGGACAAGTGAAGCCAGAGACCCAGGGCCGATTCCACCTCCTCCGGGACCCCAGGAAAAAGAACTGGTCCCTGAACATCAGAGATGCCAGGATGAGCGACACAGGAGTTTACTTCTTCCGAGTGGAGGCAGACGATGTGAAATACAGTTACAGAGATAAGAAGCTGAATTTGCAGGTGACAG CCCCAACAGAGAAACCTGACATCcgttttctggaggctctggagtCCGGCCGCCCCACAAACCTGACCTGCCGCCTGTCTCTAGTCTGTGATGGGGGAAGAGCTTTCTCATTCTCCTGGGCGGGGGATGCCCTTGACGCCGTGGACCCAGAGACCCTCCACTCCTCGGTGCTGACCTTCACCCCGAGGCGCCAGGACCATGGCACCAACCTCACCTGTCGTGTGGAACTCCAAGGAGATCAAGTGACCATGGAGAGAACCATCCGGCTCAATGTCTCCT ATGCTCCGTGGAACCTCAGCGTCAACCTGTGCTTCAGAAATGTCACAG CCCTCAAGGCTCTGCAGAACAGGGCCTCGGCTCTTCTCATCTCGGAGAGCCCGGCGCTGCGGCTGCTGTGTGTGGCTGACAGCAACCCCCCCGCACGGCTGGGCTGGTTCCGGGCGTCCCCAGCCCTGAATGCCACCCGCATCTCCAGCACCAAGATCCTGGAGCTGCCAGGCTTAGGCGCTGCAGAAGGAGAATTCACCTGCCGAGCTCAGAACCCTCTGGGCTCTCAAAATACCTCTGTGAGCCTCTCCGTGGTCT ACCCCCCGCAGCTGCTGGGACCCTCCTGCTCCCTGGAGGATGAGGGTCTGCATTGCAGCTGCTCCTGCCGAGCCCAGCCGGTCCCCTCCCTGCGctggcggctgggggaggggctgctggaggGGAATTTCAGCAACGCCTCCTTCAAGGTCACCTCCAGCTCAGCTGGGCCCTGGGCCAAcagctccctgagcctcagcgAGGGGCTCAGCTCTGGCCTCAGACTCAGCTGCGAGGCCCAGAACGTCCACGGGGCCCAGAGCGCCACTGTCCTGCTGCTTCCAG GGAAACCGGCATCCCTGACCGGAGTGCTTGGTGGGGCCCTTGCAGGTGCTGGTGCCATGGTCCTGCTGTCACTGTGCTTGTGCCTTATCTTCTTTTGCAT agTGAAAGCCCGCAGAAAGCAGGCAGCCAGGAGACCAGAGGGCGTGGATGGTGAAGACCCCGTCATGGGTACCGTCGCCTGG GGTTCCAGGCAAAAGCCCTGGCCAGACGGCCCCCCAGACCGGACGTCGTCCCCTGCAGAGGATGCCCTGCCTTCAGGGGAGCAACAGGAGCTCCATTACGCCTCCCTCAGCTTTCACGGGATGAAGTCTTGGGAGCCTTTGGACCAGGAGGCCACCAGCACCACCGAGTACTCAGAGATCAAAACGAGCTAA
- the LOC118885136 gene encoding beta-1,4-galactosyltransferase 3-like → MALDKVNNTAFNRGKLHSMGFWEAVQEEDRDCVSFHDVNLLPKDDRNPYICDIFPAHVSVAIDRFKYTLPYRGYLGGVFALRRLHYVRIHGFPTTYWGWDPEDDDVTSRLKLSGMLLLRPHLLLGCYRMLEGQDCSQKQSPQSPGLLARIRRKWRHDGMNSLGCRLLSKELQPLYTSLTVDISLSAPGAPVPG, encoded by the exons ATGGCACTCGACAAG GTGAACAACACCGCCTTCAACCGGGGCAAGCTTCACAGCATGGGGTTCTGGGAGGCCGTGCAGGAGGAGGACCGGGACTGTGTCTCCTTCCATGATGTGAACCTGCTCCCCAAGGACGATCGCAACCCCTACATCTGTGACATCTTCCCTGCCCACGTGTCTGTGGCCATTGACAGGTTCAAGTACAC gctGCCCTACCGGGGCTACCTTGGAGGGGTGTTTGCCCTGCGCCGCCTTCACTACGTCAGGATCCATGGCTTCCCCACCACATACTGGGGCTGGGATCCGGAGGATGATGACGTCACTTCCAG GCTGAAACTCAGTGGGATGCTCCTCTTACGGCCCCATCTGCTCCTTGGCTGCTACCGTATGCTGGAGGGGCAGGACTGCAGCCAAAAGCAGAGCCCCCAGAG TCCTGGCCTTCTGGCCCGGATCCGTCGCAAGTGGCGGCACGATGGCATGAACTCGCTGGGATGCAGGCTGCTCTCCAAGGAGCTGCAGCCCCTCTACACCAGCCTCACTGTGGACATCAGCCTCTCAGCCCCAGGAGCCCCGGTGCCAGGCTGA
- the LOC118885112 gene encoding LOW QUALITY PROTEIN: cytoplasmic tRNA 2-thiolation protein 1-like (The sequence of the model RefSeq protein was modified relative to this genomic sequence to represent the inferred CDS: deleted 2 bases in 1 codon), whose protein sequence is MPAPQCASCRKARAALRRPRSGQALCGTCFCAAFEAEVLHTVVAGRLLPPGAVVAVGASGGKDSTVLAHVLRELAPRLAISLHLVAVDEGIGGYRDAALAAVRRQAARWELPLTVVAYAELFGGWTMDAVARSTAGSGRSRSCCTFCGVLRRRALEEGARRVGATHVVTGHNADDMAETVLMNFLRGDAGRLARGGGLGSPGEGGALPRCRPLQLASQKEVVLYAHFRRLDYFSEECVYAPEAFRGHARELLKLLEAARPSAVLDLVHSAERLALAPAARPPPPGACSRCGALASRALCQACALLDGLNRGRPRLAIGKGRGGLDEEGPPGRRGSQPSGPPASEPIPGF, encoded by the exons ATGCCCGCCCCGCAGTGCGCGTCCTGCCGCAAGGCGCGAGCCGCCCTCCGCCGACCGCGCTCGGGCCAGGCGCTGTGCGGCACCTGCTTCTGCGCCGCCTTCGAGGCCGAGGTGCTGCACACGGTGGTGGCGGGCCGCCTGCTGCCGCCCGGCGCCGTGGTGGCCGTGGGCGCCTCGGGCGGCAAGGACTCCACTGTGCTGGCGCACGTGCTGCGCGAGCTGGCCCCGCGCCTCGCCATCTCGCTGCACCTCGTGGCCGTGGACGAGGGCATCGGCGGCTACCGGGACGCGGCGCTGGCGGCCGTGCGGCGGCAGGCAGCGCGCTGGGAGCTCCCGCTCACCGTCGTGGCCTACGCAGAGCTCTTCGGGGGCTGGACGATGGACGCCGTGGCCCGCAGCACGGCCGGCTCCGGCCGCAGCCGCTCCTGTTGCACCTTCTGCGGGGTGCTGCGCCGCCGGGCGCTAGAGGAAGGGGCGCGCCGCGTGGGAGCCACGCACGTCGTGACGG GACACAACGCCGACGACATGGCGGAGACGGTGCTCATGAACTTCCTGCGGGGCGACGCGGGCCGGCTGGCGCGGGGCGGGGGCCTGGGCTCTCCGGGCGAGGGGGGCGCCCTGCCGCGCTGCCGCCCGCTGCAGCTGGCCTCGCAGAAGGAGGTGGTGCTGTACGCGCACTTCCGCCGCCTGGACTACTTCTCCGAGGAGTGCGTGTACGCGCCCGAGGCCTTCCGCGGCCACGCGCGCGAGCTGCTCAAGCTGCTGGAGGCGGCGCGGCCGTCGGCGGTGCTGGACCTCGTGCACTCGGCCGAGCGCCTGGCGCTGGCCCCGGCCGCGCGGCCCCCGCCGCCCGGCGCCTGCTCCCGCTGCGGGGCGCTGGCCAGCCGTGCGCTCTGCCAGGCCTGCGCCCTCCTGGACGGCCTGAACCGCGGCCGGCCCCGCCTGGCCATCGGCAAGGGCCGCGGGGGGCTGGACGAGGAGGGGCCGCCGGGTCGCCGCGGGAGC CAGCCGTCCGGACCCCCGGCTTCGGAGCCCATCCCCGGCTTCTAG